A single region of the Lactobacillus isalae genome encodes:
- a CDS encoding PTS sugar transporter subunit IIC, giving the protein MKDFTKSSGWKKFQNGFVRVAGKISGNRLLLTLRDTFVLVAATTMIAGFAIMIQNVIIDPMNGLIFGKQGLGLGKLIAGSWSSWEQSGFYNGLKTIANLIALVSNGTLNIFALLLVVIFSYEVSRKFFTDKAEHMTDVLFGLGAFFICIPWNFQYAIPNTKKTVNVLNYIDTQYLGTQGVFAAILISGFAVWIYNKIAQKNITIKLPDSVPPAVAQSFSSLIPGSITLGIFIVLTGISTACTGKTMPALFLSVLQAPALAISRTGAFAFVSQFTWSLLQWFGIHPSSIWGAIFGMTWTINDTQNMLGQAHHIFSTLFMNFSTIAAGTFSLSPVLAILIASKRVGARKITKIALLPAIFNISEPITFGLPIVLNPIYFIPFVLSQPIGFYIGLFFTKIGFIAPIVNNVPWTVPTLLSGLLYTGNIRGVIVQAICLTVTTLLYIPFVKIDNKLNAERIAMDEMDRANS; this is encoded by the coding sequence ATGAAAGACTTTACTAAATCATCTGGATGGAAAAAGTTTCAAAACGGCTTTGTCAGAGTCGCTGGAAAAATTTCTGGAAATAGGTTGTTGTTAACCTTACGTGATACGTTTGTTCTTGTTGCAGCCACAACTATGATTGCAGGTTTTGCAATTATGATTCAAAACGTAATTATTGATCCAATGAATGGACTGATCTTTGGTAAACAAGGTTTAGGATTAGGAAAACTAATCGCAGGCTCATGGAGTAGTTGGGAACAAAGCGGTTTTTATAACGGTTTAAAGACAATTGCTAATTTAATTGCCTTAGTTTCTAATGGTACTTTAAATATTTTTGCTTTATTGCTAGTAGTCATTTTCTCATATGAAGTTTCAAGAAAATTCTTTACGGATAAAGCGGAGCACATGACTGATGTTTTGTTTGGATTAGGTGCTTTCTTCATTTGTATTCCTTGGAATTTTCAATATGCGATTCCTAACACTAAGAAAACGGTCAATGTTTTAAACTATATTGATACTCAATATTTAGGGACTCAAGGTGTGTTTGCTGCTATTTTAATTAGTGGATTTGCAGTTTGGATCTATAACAAGATTGCTCAAAAGAATATTACGATTAAATTGCCAGATTCCGTTCCACCAGCAGTTGCACAAAGTTTTTCTTCATTAATTCCTGGTTCAATTACTTTAGGTATTTTTATTGTGTTAACTGGAATTAGTACTGCATGTACTGGAAAAACAATGCCTGCTTTGTTCTTATCAGTTTTACAGGCTCCAGCATTAGCAATTTCAAGAACAGGTGCGTTTGCTTTTGTTTCTCAATTTACTTGGAGCTTACTTCAATGGTTTGGTATTCACCCAAGTTCAATTTGGGGCGCAATCTTTGGAATGACCTGGACGATTAATGACACCCAAAATATGTTGGGACAAGCTCACCATATTTTTTCAACTTTATTCATGAATTTCTCAACTATTGCTGCTGGTACTTTTTCACTTTCACCAGTTCTAGCAATTTTGATCGCTTCGAAACGTGTTGGTGCTAGAAAGATTACTAAGATTGCATTGTTACCAGCAATCTTTAATATTTCTGAACCAATTACTTTTGGTTTACCAATTGTTTTGAATCCAATTTACTTTATTCCATTTGTTTTGTCTCAACCAATCGGTTTCTATATTGGTTTGTTCTTCACCAAAATTGGTTTTATTGCACCAATTGTAAATAATGTCCCATGGACTGTGCCAACGCTTTTATCAGGCCTGCTTTATACTGGGAATATTCGCGGTGTGATTGTTCAAGCAATTTGTCTAACTGTTACAACGCTACTTTATATTCCTTTCGTAAAAATTGACAACAAATTAAACGCAGAGAGAATTGCCATGGACGAGATGGATCGGGCTAATTCTTAA
- a CDS encoding sialate O-acetylesterase, which produces MKLNQNLLADIFQDGMVFPRNKDFKVGGYIDPNQAVEVEFDQKNYLTKSDAHGMWQVILTAVSETSVKKLIVKSNNESQTISDIKFGRVYLLGGQSNIEYRLKDEEHYQKISSDLKSGKYPNLYYYNVPQVDYINSKTGEVKPKNLQLESWHHINENNAGMVSAIGFYMMMALRESGIKEPLAVVDCFKGGTSASVWIKEADLAGETELKKAFLDKYYETIAGKSWEDFDRETKAYNLTVEKHNQDLAKYLKMHPDTSLSTAKNIVGHTPWPPPYRPDLYTRPSGLNETMLKQIEFGVFNQMIWYQGENDTDRAKYYDKLLPLLLHTWRQTIHDPSLPVKLIQLPGYADYPGDSGAKIRQTQLQVARTIPQVDLISFIDGGEEHNIHPTNKKIMGMRLGKIVAGNDYAGTPYVNKMEVQSKGEKYRLIFNVVRCQRLHLEKETYLKISYFDKKVEQIKLSSDNFQKNKLIIDLDELPQEVSYAYENYSHHIGLYNELNYPLSPFRINCVKKAL; this is translated from the coding sequence ATGAAACTTAATCAAAATTTATTAGCAGACATTTTTCAAGACGGGATGGTTTTTCCACGCAATAAAGATTTTAAAGTTGGTGGATATATTGACCCTAATCAAGCAGTAGAAGTTGAATTTGATCAAAAAAATTATTTAACTAAGAGTGATGCTCATGGTATGTGGCAAGTTATTTTGACAGCAGTGAGTGAAACATCTGTAAAAAAATTAATTGTTAAAAGTAATAATGAAAGTCAGACAATTTCTGATATAAAATTTGGACGTGTATATTTATTAGGTGGTCAATCTAATATTGAATATCGATTAAAGGATGAAGAGCATTATCAAAAAATATCTTCCGATTTAAAGTCAGGAAAATATCCGAATTTGTATTATTACAACGTTCCTCAAGTTGACTATATTAATTCTAAAACCGGTGAAGTAAAACCTAAGAATTTACAGCTAGAAAGTTGGCATCATATTAATGAAAATAATGCTGGAATGGTTTCAGCAATTGGATTTTATATGATGATGGCTTTGCGGGAAAGTGGTATTAAAGAACCTCTTGCAGTTGTAGATTGCTTTAAGGGCGGAACGTCAGCTAGTGTCTGGATTAAAGAAGCAGATTTAGCAGGTGAAACTGAATTAAAAAAGGCTTTTTTAGATAAGTATTATGAAACAATTGCAGGCAAAAGCTGGGAAGATTTTGACCGTGAAACTAAAGCGTATAATCTAACAGTAGAAAAGCATAATCAAGATCTGGCTAAGTATCTAAAAATGCATCCTGATACAAGTTTAAGCACAGCTAAAAATATCGTTGGACATACCCCTTGGCCACCACCATATCGTCCAGATTTGTATACTAGACCAAGTGGTTTAAATGAAACAATGCTTAAGCAAATTGAATTTGGCGTATTTAATCAAATGATCTGGTATCAAGGAGAAAACGATACAGATCGAGCAAAATATTATGATAAACTTTTGCCTCTTTTACTTCATACTTGGCGTCAAACTATACATGATCCATCGTTACCAGTTAAACTAATTCAATTACCGGGATATGCAGATTATCCAGGTGATTCAGGAGCTAAAATTCGTCAAACGCAATTACAAGTTGCACGCACAATTCCACAAGTTGATTTAATATCATTTATTGATGGCGGAGAAGAGCATAATATTCATCCTACTAATAAAAAAATTATGGGGATGCGATTAGGTAAAATCGTTGCTGGCAATGATTATGCTGGAACTCCTTATGTGAATAAGATGGAAGTTCAAAGTAAAGGTGAAAAATATAGATTAATTTTTAATGTTGTTCGTTGTCAAAGGCTACATTTAGAAAAAGAGACATATCTAAAGATTAGTTATTTTGATAAAAAAGTTGAACAAATAAAGTTAAGTAGTGATAATTTTCAGAAGAATAAGCTGATTATTGATTTAGATGAATTACCTCAAGAAGTAAGTTATGCATATGAAAATTATTCTCATCATATTGGTCTATATAATGAACTAAATTATCCACTTTCTCCTTTTAGAATTAATTGTGTAAAGAAGGCATTATAA
- a CDS encoding PTS sugar transporter subunit IIB: MKKILLSCAGGFSTSLLVNKMKEAAKAEGKEYEIKAVAAAQVEDIIEKDAPDCILIGPQIKYMEDQLKSDANKHHIPLEAIGMQDYGTMNGKNVIAQAERLLG; encoded by the coding sequence ATGAAAAAGATTTTACTTTCTTGTGCTGGCGGTTTTTCAACATCACTTTTAGTTAATAAGATGAAGGAAGCTGCTAAAGCAGAAGGAAAAGAATATGAAATTAAAGCTGTTGCAGCAGCTCAAGTAGAAGATATTATTGAAAAAGATGCACCAGATTGTATTTTGATTGGACCACAAATTAAGTATATGGAAGATCAACTTAAGTCTGATGCTAATAAGCATCATATCCCATTAGAAGCTATTGGTATGCAAGATTATGGCACAATGAATGGTAAAAATGTAATTGCTCAAGCTGAGCGATTACTGGGATAA
- a CDS encoding LytTR family DNA-binding domain-containing protein, with protein MKVKLELDPDQKESEVTIHARQLTPEIERIYHQLQADSDHPDQIEGMMDHTSYYLSINDILFFETDAKQVMAHTTRNAYFVKYKLYELENLLSGQFMRVSKSTILNLDQIYAVTKSISNCQIKFHDSYKTVYVSRRYYRDLNERLKERRALS; from the coding sequence GTGAAAGTTAAGCTTGAACTTGATCCAGATCAAAAAGAATCCGAGGTAACCATTCATGCTAGGCAACTAACACCAGAAATAGAAAGAATTTATCATCAACTTCAAGCGGATTCAGATCATCCTGATCAAATTGAAGGGATGATGGACCATACTTCCTATTATTTAAGTATTAACGATATTCTCTTTTTTGAAACAGATGCTAAGCAAGTAATGGCGCATACAACTAGGAATGCATATTTTGTTAAGTACAAATTGTATGAACTAGAAAACTTATTAAGTGGACAATTCATGCGAGTATCGAAATCGACAATTTTAAATTTAGATCAAATTTATGCTGTTACTAAGTCGATTTCTAATTGTCAGATTAAGTTTCATGATTCGTATAAAACTGTCTATGTTTCTAGAAGATATTACCGAGATTTGAACGAGAGATTAAAAGAGAGAAGGGCATTATCATGA
- a CDS encoding LiaF transmembrane domain-containing protein yields the protein MRKASFGRVLWGLGLLAAAAFLVLDQLHLMPLELGFWAIFWTVVFGATLITSLVNKSLGGSIFSIAFLLIIYAKPLHIEQIVPWTVLLAAFLIWGGLRLIFKKSWKPTVIINGEKVDANWSDLKAPHKFKAEHVFSDTTSSDSGDNIVISEKMSSTARYVHSQHLETVTVNVSMGDVDVYLDSAKPAGDEVIANINMSMGDLNFYIPTSWRVDNRLERKFVDFTIDGDQPTNGPILVLQGRANMGDITVKRV from the coding sequence ATGAGAAAGGCCAGTTTTGGAAGAGTTCTTTGGGGATTAGGCTTGCTTGCGGCAGCTGCATTTTTAGTTTTAGATCAGCTCCACTTGATGCCACTAGAATTAGGCTTTTGGGCAATTTTTTGGACGGTAGTTTTTGGAGCAACTTTGATTACATCATTAGTTAATAAAAGTTTAGGAGGCAGTATTTTTTCAATTGCATTCTTATTAATTATTTATGCAAAACCACTTCATATTGAACAGATTGTTCCTTGGACAGTGCTTTTAGCTGCATTTTTAATTTGGGGAGGGCTGAGACTGATTTTCAAAAAAAGCTGGAAGCCGACTGTGATTATCAATGGCGAGAAGGTTGACGCTAATTGGTCAGACTTGAAGGCTCCACATAAGTTTAAGGCTGAGCATGTTTTTTCGGACACAACTAGTTCAGATAGTGGTGACAATATTGTAATTAGTGAAAAGATGTCTTCTACTGCACGTTATGTTCATTCACAACATTTAGAAACGGTGACTGTGAATGTTTCAATGGGGGATGTTGATGTATATCTTGATTCAGCTAAGCCTGCTGGGGATGAAGTAATTGCTAATATTAATATGTCGATGGGAGATCTGAATTTCTATATTCCAACTTCTTGGCGAGTTGATAATCGACTTGAACGGAAATTTGTCGATTTCACTATTGATGGTGATCAACCAACAAATGGTCCAATACTAGTGCTTCAAGGACGTGCTAATATGGGAGATATTACCGTTAAAAGAGTTTAG
- the groES gene encoding co-chaperone GroES, whose translation MLQPIGDRVIVKVKDEEEEKVGGIVLASNAKEKPQMGEIIAVGTGKRNANGDLIPMSVEKGETVFFDKYSGTNLKYEGEKYLVLRESDLLAVVK comes from the coding sequence GTGTTACAACCAATTGGTGATCGCGTGATCGTTAAAGTTAAAGACGAAGAAGAAGAAAAAGTTGGAGGCATTGTCCTGGCTTCTAACGCTAAAGAAAAGCCTCAAATGGGCGAAATCATTGCTGTAGGAACTGGTAAGCGCAACGCAAACGGCGACTTAATTCCTATGTCAGTTGAAAAAGGTGAAACAGTATTCTTTGATAAATACTCTGGCACTAACTTGAAGTACGAAGGCGAAAAGTATTTAGTACTTCGTGAAAGCGACTTATTAGCTGTCGTTAAGTAA
- the groL gene encoding chaperonin GroEL (60 kDa chaperone family; promotes refolding of misfolded polypeptides especially under stressful conditions; forms two stacked rings of heptamers to form a barrel-shaped 14mer; ends can be capped by GroES; misfolded proteins enter the barrel where they are refolded when GroES binds), protein MAKDIKFSENARHSLLKGVDKLADTVKTTLGPKGRNVVLEKSYGAPDITNDGVTIAKSIDLEDHFENMGAKLVSEAAQKTNDIAGDGTTTATVLTQAIVREGMKNVTAGANPVGIRRGIETATKAAVDELHKISHKVSTKDEIAQVASVSSASTEVGNLIADAMEKVGHDGVITIEESKGIDTELSVVEGMQFDRGYLSQYMVTDNDKMEADLDNPYILITDKKISNIQDILPLLQEIVQQGKSLLIIADDVDGEALPTLVLNKIRGTFNVVAVKAPGFGDRRKAMLEDIAILTGGTVISSDLGLELKDTKIDQLGKAGKVTVTKDSTTIVEGAGSKEAIEERVDQIKKQIADTTSDFDREKLQERLAKLAGGVAVIKVGAATETELKERKYRIEDALNATRAAVEEGYVAGGGTALVDVMKSIQGTVKGDSEDAETGVKIVMKALGAPVRQIAENAGKDGAVILDHLEHEDPEVGYNAATNKWENMVKAGIIDPTKVTRSALQNAASIAALLLTTEAVVADAPEDDKNQAPAAPNPGMGMGM, encoded by the coding sequence ATGGCTAAAGACATTAAATTTTCTGAAAATGCAAGACACTCACTATTAAAGGGTGTTGATAAATTAGCAGACACTGTTAAGACAACTTTGGGACCTAAGGGTAGAAACGTTGTTTTGGAAAAGAGTTATGGTGCTCCTGACATTACTAACGATGGTGTTACTATTGCTAAGAGTATTGACTTAGAAGATCACTTTGAAAACATGGGTGCAAAGCTTGTTTCTGAAGCTGCACAAAAGACTAACGATATTGCTGGTGACGGTACTACTACTGCTACTGTTTTAACTCAAGCTATCGTTCGTGAAGGTATGAAGAACGTTACTGCTGGTGCAAACCCTGTTGGTATTCGCCGTGGTATTGAAACTGCTACTAAGGCAGCTGTTGATGAATTGCACAAGATTAGTCACAAGGTAAGTACTAAAGACGAAATTGCCCAAGTTGCTTCTGTTTCATCTGCTTCAACTGAAGTTGGTAACTTAATTGCAGATGCAATGGAAAAAGTTGGTCACGATGGTGTTATCACTATTGAAGAATCAAAGGGTATTGATACTGAACTTTCAGTAGTTGAAGGTATGCAATTCGATCGTGGTTACTTATCACAATACATGGTAACTGATAATGATAAGATGGAAGCAGACTTAGACAATCCTTACATCTTAATTACTGACAAGAAGATTTCTAACATTCAAGACATTTTGCCATTATTACAAGAAATTGTTCAACAAGGTAAGAGCTTGTTAATCATTGCTGACGATGTTGATGGTGAAGCTCTACCAACTCTTGTTTTGAACAAGATTCGTGGTACTTTCAATGTTGTTGCTGTTAAGGCTCCTGGCTTTGGTGATCGTCGTAAGGCAATGCTTGAAGATATTGCTATCTTAACTGGTGGTACAGTAATTTCTTCAGACTTAGGTCTTGAATTAAAAGACACTAAGATTGATCAATTAGGTAAGGCTGGCAAGGTTACTGTAACTAAGGATTCAACTACTATTGTTGAAGGTGCTGGCTCTAAAGAAGCTATTGAAGAGCGTGTTGACCAAATCAAGAAGCAAATTGCTGATACTACTTCAGACTTTGACCGTGAGAAGTTACAAGAACGTCTTGCTAAACTTGCTGGTGGTGTTGCTGTTATCAAGGTTGGTGCTGCTACTGAAACTGAATTAAAGGAAAGAAAGTACAGAATCGAAGATGCCTTGAATGCAACCCGTGCCGCTGTTGAAGAAGGTTACGTTGCTGGTGGTGGTACTGCATTAGTTGATGTTATGAAGTCCATCCAAGGCACTGTTAAGGGTGACAGCGAAGACGCAGAAACTGGTGTTAAGATTGTTATGAAAGCTTTAGGCGCTCCTGTACGTCAAATTGCTGAAAACGCTGGTAAAGATGGTGCTGTTATCTTAGACCACTTAGAACATGAAGACCCAGAAGTTGGTTACAATGCTGCAACTAACAAGTGGGAAAACATGGTTAAGGCTGGTATCATCGACCCAACTAAGGTAACTCGTTCAGCACTTCAAAATGCTGCTTCAATTGCTGCATTATTGTTAACTACTGAAGCCGTTGTTGCTGACGCTCCAGAAGATGACAAGAACCAAGCTCCTGCAGCTCCAAACCCAGGTATGGGTATGGGAATGTAA
- a CDS encoding ABC transporter ATP-binding protein — MKHLQKLNQYFKELTRTYRLFFKSAPLVATCVLLLAPLQAVIPLLAVAAGQKVIDQVTNHSPFMEMIIVWIVATAFQQFLPSLSTMVQGVLTDKLTGFINISLMKKSADLQSISIFDDSKYFDDLQMLRDDASWRPVNLIVFGVSVLQSFLTLAFMLIYLARYNWWLALLLLVVMVPQSISYYRIQQQSFETMVERSKNARYLHYYSGLLLDRRDAKEVRLFNMFQKIIEKYISLFEQTKRDVNQIRKKQLATSSLFVVLTVGVFGYGFYWFTNSVRIGALEVGVLLMFVSVIGYISTSMARVVEDSSLLYDSLLWIEKYFNFLKYQDNFENGTQNFPDDFENLNVKNLSFTYPFSDTEILHNVSFSVKSGEKVAIVGENGSGKSTLVKLLMRFYDPTNGKISVDNYDLKDINIFDLHKNLSATFQDFSRFKLTLKENVITGYSFNKDRVNNVLKAAGLGDLLVNDHLNLNTMLAKDFENGTDLSGGQWQKVALARDLYANGNIEFLDEPTAALDAKSEAEIYQRFLKENDKKTIFFVTHRLSAVRFADKVLFLDSGKISGFDTHNNLLHTNPKYKEMYDLQKDAYL, encoded by the coding sequence ATGAAACATTTACAAAAATTAAACCAATACTTCAAAGAATTAACTAGAACTTATCGTCTGTTCTTCAAATCAGCCCCTTTAGTTGCCACGTGTGTCTTATTACTTGCGCCGCTTCAAGCAGTAATTCCTCTACTTGCTGTGGCAGCGGGGCAAAAGGTAATTGATCAAGTTACTAATCATTCACCATTTATGGAAATGATCATTGTCTGGATTGTAGCTACTGCGTTTCAACAATTTTTACCATCCCTTTCGACAATGGTTCAAGGAGTTCTAACTGATAAATTAACAGGTTTTATCAATATTAGCTTGATGAAAAAATCGGCGGACTTACAATCGATCAGTATTTTTGATGACAGTAAGTATTTTGACGATTTACAAATGCTCAGAGATGATGCAAGCTGGCGTCCAGTTAATTTAATTGTTTTTGGTGTATCGGTTTTGCAATCATTTCTAACGCTAGCTTTTATGTTAATTTATCTGGCACGATACAATTGGTGGCTAGCTTTGCTTTTATTAGTAGTCATGGTACCACAAAGTATTTCTTACTATCGTATCCAACAACAGTCATTTGAAACAATGGTTGAAAGAAGCAAGAACGCTAGGTATTTGCACTACTACAGTGGACTATTGCTTGATCGCAGGGATGCTAAAGAAGTTAGACTTTTTAATATGTTTCAAAAGATCATTGAAAAGTATATAAGCTTATTTGAACAAACTAAAAGAGATGTTAATCAAATTCGTAAAAAGCAACTTGCGACTAGTTCACTGTTTGTTGTATTAACTGTCGGAGTGTTTGGCTATGGTTTTTATTGGTTTACTAATTCAGTAAGAATAGGTGCATTAGAAGTTGGCGTCTTATTGATGTTTGTTTCAGTGATCGGCTATATTTCTACTAGCATGGCGCGAGTAGTGGAAGATAGTAGTTTGCTATATGACTCATTGTTGTGGATTGAAAAATACTTTAATTTTCTTAAGTATCAAGATAATTTTGAAAATGGTACGCAAAATTTCCCCGATGATTTCGAGAATCTTAACGTTAAGAATTTATCCTTCACTTATCCATTTTCTGATACTGAGATTTTGCACAATGTTAGTTTCTCAGTTAAAAGTGGAGAAAAAGTTGCAATTGTTGGAGAAAATGGGTCGGGAAAGTCTACTTTGGTAAAATTATTAATGCGTTTTTATGACCCGACTAATGGAAAAATTTCTGTTGATAACTATGATTTAAAAGACATTAATATTTTCGACTTGCATAAAAATCTATCAGCTACTTTTCAAGATTTTTCTCGCTTTAAATTAACGCTTAAAGAAAACGTGATTACCGGATATTCATTCAATAAAGATAGGGTAAATAATGTTCTTAAAGCAGCTGGATTAGGTGATTTATTAGTTAATGATCATCTTAATCTGAATACGATGCTGGCTAAGGATTTCGAAAATGGAACTGACTTGTCCGGTGGTCAATGGCAAAAAGTAGCTTTGGCACGAGACTTGTATGCCAATGGGAATATTGAATTTTTAGATGAGCCCACAGCAGCTTTAGATGCTAAGAGCGAAGCGGAAATTTATCAACGCTTTTTGAAAGAAAATGATAAAAAGACGATTTTCTTTGTTACTCACCGCTTGTCAGCAGTTAGATTTGCTGATAAAGTGCTATTTTTAGATAGTGGAAAAATTAGCGGGTTTGATACGCATAATAATTTGTTGCATACTAATCCAAAATATAAAGAAATGTACGACTTACAGAAAGATGCATATCTGTAA